The following are encoded together in the Cicer arietinum cultivar CDC Frontier isolate Library 1 chromosome 2, Cicar.CDCFrontier_v2.0, whole genome shotgun sequence genome:
- the LOC101514010 gene encoding uncharacterized protein, whose amino-acid sequence MDSGNSGSISSSGDEEYDSRTNHQYHQTLLPSTFLNQQQQPTLQFGSIFSHNPQQSSLISSSFHHHHNPSLFDLSPNYLHSLSQSQPNINPFQNLNTTTSQGVLSSSSQQHINHTLLTPQILHDDDNNNNVRTTTTTSTTNVARNSKKRTRASRRAPTTVLTTDTSNFRSMVQEFTGIPAPPFSSSSYSRRLDLLTASSSLRSTSSSSSSSSHFDTSSSFYPLRPSPQKHDHHHHLNPLLLSSTSPPSSSTLLHNNNIHNYQLPCDLGLPNYNQHNFMLSMQNQPIHTFHPSSSSQQFHPPFNNIERFSSKSQQQAASLSVQSLEDLGVNQGQVNANLDDNDGDGSRRDVLRCLNESYGGKIVGSSSSSGGGGGKVNFSGSASTTLNHDKTLENNNNNNNNNNNRGEGDVGSWICSSD is encoded by the coding sequence ATGGATTCTGGCAATAGTGGAAGTATTTCTTCAAGTGGTGATGAAGAATATGATTCAAGAACTAATCATCAATATCATCAAACACTTCTCCCTTCAACTTTCCtcaatcaacaacaacaacccaCTCTTCAATTTGGTTCCATATTCTCACACAATCCACAACAATCTTCCCTTATTTCCTCGTCATTTCATCACCATCACAACCCTTCTTTGTTTGATCTTTCACCAAACTACCTCCACTCTCTCTCTCAATCTCAACCAAACATAAACCCctttcaaaatttaaacaccACAACATCTCAAGGAGTActttcatcatcatcacaacAACACATAAACCATACTTTGTTAACTCCTCAAATACTTCATgatgatgataacaataacaatgtaagaacaacaacaacaacatcaacaacaaaTGTAGCAAGAAACTCAAAGAAGAGAACAAGAGCTTCGAGAAGAGCACCAACAACTGTTCTCACAACCGATACTTCAAATTTCAGATCCATGGTTCAAGAATTTACTGGTATCCCTGCACCACCTTTTTCTAGTTCTTCTTACTCTCGCAGACTTGATCTTCTCACTGCTTCATCTTCTTTAAGatcaacttcttcttcttcttcttcttcttctcactTTGATACATCATCTTCTTTCTACCCTCTTCGTCCATCACCACAAAAACatgatcatcatcatcatctaaaTCCATTGCTTTTATCTTCAACATCACCACCTTCTTCTTCCACCTTGTTGCATAACAACAATATACATAATTATCAACTACCATGTGATTTGGGTTTACCTAATTATAATCAACATAACTTCATGCTTAGTATGCAAAATCAACCTATTCACACATTCCATCCTTCTTCATCTTCACAACAATTTCATCCTCCTTTTAACAACATAGAAAGGTTTAGTTCAAAGTCACAACAACAAGCTGCAAGTTTATCTGTTCAATCTCTTGAAGATCTTGGTGTGAATCAAGGACAAGTTAATGCTAATCTAGATGATAATGATGGTGATGGAAGTAGAAGAGATGTGTTAAGGTGTTTGAATGAAAGTTATGGTGGTAAAATTGTtggttcttcttcttcttcaggtggtggtggtggtaagGTTAATTTTTCAGGTTCTGCATCAACCACGTTGAATCATGACAAGACATtggagaataataataataataataacaacaataataatagagGAGAAGGTGATGTTGGTTCGTGGATTTGTTCTTCTGATTAG